One window of Aliarcobacter lanthieri genomic DNA carries:
- a CDS encoding PD-(D/E)XK nuclease family protein: protein MSANNTNKVSLLKAKFESNFRQALKKDTENSLGDRSKYIGASDISGCLRSAYLSKVAKKEDDISQLLTFERGHQFENIVRKFLHGETFKEQVEIKNAKTSNGFALKPHLDFVIYDKERKKATIVEAKSTKNTIELYESYVLQIQIQMGLLQEQCGDKWTVNGLIFVISTESEYGIFPVEQNKTLFDMAMQRADVLADAIKKGIEPEAEIQAYCSMCPFKGDCKAVSKGVDKQLPFNIKSSIRKLKTLQGAEKEIKNIKETVKSFMETTNTFVAKCDDTTVSLCKSSGDQYSVDVNLLRVEQPDIYAKYRKESKGSTWLRII, encoded by the coding sequence ATGAGTGCAAATAATACAAATAAAGTATCTTTATTAAAAGCAAAATTTGAAAGTAATTTTAGACAAGCTTTAAAAAAAGATACAGAAAATTCTTTGGGTGATCGTTCAAAATATATTGGAGCTTCTGATATATCAGGTTGCCTTAGAAGTGCATATTTGTCTAAAGTTGCAAAAAAAGAAGATGATATTTCTCAACTTCTTACTTTTGAACGAGGACATCAATTTGAGAATATTGTAAGAAAATTCTTGCATGGTGAAACTTTCAAAGAACAAGTGGAGATAAAAAATGCAAAAACTAGCAATGGATTTGCTTTAAAACCTCACTTGGATTTTGTAATCTACGACAAAGAGAGAAAAAAAGCAACTATAGTCGAAGCTAAAAGCACTAAAAATACAATAGAGCTTTATGAATCGTATGTGTTGCAAATTCAAATACAAATGGGACTATTACAAGAGCAATGCGGTGATAAATGGACGGTTAATGGGTTGATTTTTGTTATCTCAACAGAATCTGAATATGGAATATTCCCAGTTGAGCAAAACAAAACCCTTTTTGACATGGCAATGCAAAGAGCAGATGTTTTAGCAGATGCTATCAAAAAAGGTATTGAACCAGAAGCAGAAATACAAGCTTATTGTAGTATGTGTCCGTTTAAAGGTGATTGTAAAGCTGTTTCTAAAGGAGTAGATAAACAATTACCTTTTAATATCAAATCTTCAATTCGGAAATTGAAAACTCTTCAAGGAGCAGAAAAAGAGATTAAAAATATAAAAGAGACAGTTAAGTCGTTTATGGAAACAACAAATACTTTTGTTGCGAAATGTGATGATACAACTGTTTCATTATGTAAAAGTTCAGGAGATCAATATTCAGTAGATGTAAATCTATTAAGAGTTGAGCAACCTGATATTTATGCTAAGTATAGAAAAGAATCGAAAGGTTCTACTTGGCTTAGAATAATTTAA
- a CDS encoding CHC2 zinc finger domain-containing protein, with the protein MIKTESIERLKQHINIVDVVDSFIELKKNGTNFKACCPFHGEKTPSFVVSPSKQIYSCFGCGVKGDAIKFVMEYERVSYPEAVEKIAAITNFQLDYEDENYEPKKPIVVVAPKVKEEKKIKYFIPSLKRDANLKDGFKNYVSLPLKFKMMLIYTFIYNFSLEQDQAKKIEYFSKREVNLNHSSINKLGFIPVEKFDELTLKLIKWFGEDVLVDLNILNDVEHEKAPLKFKLWYIKQGGVITFPSFHIYQTNLVTSFMFRPTQPEKWMSKSHMKEIQMSNNDLYSSAPFGLTYDFIANKNAIKCLVEGGPDTLCNEETFNGKDFLFIGSPGTNGLKEEHLNLLKGQTLRIMLDPDNAGRMATYGSVTISCEEFTKRFAKDKKGLQEIEIQKKYLDLNKIKYYESHNDGYAQKCLNAGVIPELCSWNPEFGDMNDVRKLALSGEAPFKSMEEFFKKFVSVVKKYKLP; encoded by the coding sequence ATGATAAAGACAGAATCAATCGAAAGATTAAAACAACATATCAATATTGTTGATGTTGTTGATTCTTTTATTGAGTTAAAGAAAAATGGTACAAATTTTAAAGCTTGTTGTCCATTTCATGGAGAAAAAACTCCATCTTTTGTTGTAAGTCCTTCAAAACAAATTTATAGTTGTTTTGGTTGTGGGGTTAAAGGTGATGCAATTAAATTTGTAATGGAATATGAAAGAGTTAGTTATCCAGAAGCTGTTGAAAAAATAGCAGCTATAACTAACTTTCAATTAGATTATGAAGATGAAAACTATGAGCCTAAAAAACCAATAGTTGTTGTAGCTCCTAAAGTAAAAGAGGAGAAAAAAATAAAATATTTTATTCCATCTTTAAAAAGAGATGCGAATTTAAAAGATGGTTTTAAAAATTATGTTTCTTTGCCTTTAAAGTTTAAGATGATGCTTATTTACACATTCATTTATAATTTTTCTTTAGAACAAGATCAAGCTAAAAAGATTGAATATTTTTCAAAAAGAGAAGTGAATTTAAACCACTCATCAATTAATAAACTTGGATTTATTCCAGTTGAAAAATTTGATGAATTAACTCTTAAGTTAATTAAATGGTTTGGAGAGGATGTATTAGTGGATTTGAATATCTTAAATGATGTAGAGCATGAAAAAGCTCCATTAAAATTTAAACTTTGGTATATAAAGCAAGGCGGAGTAATTACATTCCCATCTTTTCATATTTACCAAACAAATCTTGTAACATCTTTTATGTTTAGACCAACTCAACCAGAAAAATGGATGAGTAAATCTCATATGAAAGAGATACAAATGTCAAATAATGACTTGTATTCAAGTGCTCCTTTTGGATTAACTTATGATTTTATTGCAAATAAAAATGCAATTAAATGTTTAGTTGAAGGTGGTCCAGATACTTTATGTAATGAAGAAACTTTCAATGGTAAAGATTTTCTTTTTATTGGAAGCCCAGGAACTAATGGTTTAAAAGAAGAACATTTGAATTTGTTAAAAGGTCAAACTTTAAGGATTATGCTTGACCCTGATAATGCAGGTCGTATGGCAACATATGGCTCAGTAACTATCAGTTGTGAAGAATTTACTAAAAGGTTTGCAAAAGACAAAAAAGGATTACAAGAGATAGAGATTCAAAAAAAATATTTAGATTTGAACAAAATCAAATATTATGAATCTCATAATGATGGATATGCTCAAAAATGCTTAAATGCAGGAGTAATACCTGAATTGTGTTCTTGGAATCCAGAATTTGGAGATATGAATGATGTGAGAAAACTTGCATTAAGTGGAGAAGCTCCATTTAAATCGATGGAAGAATTTTTTAAAAAATTTGTATCTGTTGTTAAAAAATATAAGTTGCCTTAA